In the genome of Proteiniborus sp. DW1, one region contains:
- a CDS encoding N-acetylmuramoyl-L-alanine amidase, which yields MKLKKLRSRVLSIIIILSALFAFYVLISLIGNILKPNNIIVVDAGHGGRDPGATSITNIYEKDINLEIAKKLYQKLKSMNYKVILTRDSDEYVQNSSRANIANRKKARVFISIHCNALDNDNVTNGIQVLYCPNKANETNDWDNKALAQLVLDHLLTSTGATNKGIVERKDLVVLNQARVPAILVECGFITNRKEAELLVDEKYQDIIVNAIAKAIDIYLDSEN from the coding sequence ATGAAATTAAAAAAATTGAGGTCTAGAGTTCTATCAATAATTATAATTTTAAGTGCTTTATTTGCTTTTTATGTTCTCATATCACTAATAGGGAATATTTTAAAACCTAATAATATCATTGTAGTAGATGCAGGACATGGAGGAAGGGATCCTGGAGCAACCAGTATTACCAACATCTACGAAAAAGATATAAATCTAGAGATAGCAAAAAAGCTATATCAGAAACTAAAATCAATGAATTATAAAGTCATTCTTACTAGGGATAGCGATGAATATGTTCAAAATAGCTCACGTGCTAACATAGCCAACAGAAAAAAAGCTAGGGTATTTATTAGTATTCACTGTAATGCTCTCGACAATGATAATGTTACGAATGGTATACAGGTTCTATATTGCCCTAATAAAGCAAATGAAACTAATGATTGGGATAACAAAGCACTTGCTCAATTAGTACTAGACCACCTGCTGACAAGTACTGGTGCCACTAATAAGGGAATAGTAGAGAGGAAGGACTTAGTAGTTTTAAATCAAGCTAGAGTGCCTGCTATATTAGTGGAATGTGGGTTTATAACCAATAGGAAAGAAGCAGAATTACTAGTAGATGAAAAATATCAAGATATAATTGTAAATGCTATAGCAAAGGCTATAGATATTTATTTGGATAGTGAAAATTAA
- a CDS encoding HAMP domain-containing sensor histidine kinase → MSSFTKNILYKIILLGFVFLLSFFISIGIYNIYEKILFEKLATVIGVITENSKDIEIKTMAQLKSENSQYTSVGKESLKKYGYNDSSFIFVKSKYKVVYIGLLFSIIITLLLYISMYTSRKNKIKNIEKLKDYLERINKGDYSLNFQIDDDFSILSDELYKTIIALRELKEKAVQDKIALKDNIADISHQLKTPITSINIMSELMENSDSKEESMEYIQRLKKQILRLEALTNSLLTMSKLDAGAIELKKENIDIKNTIYLAVEPIISLIGKKNIALNIEGKGVQIKGDAYWLSEAFLNIIKNSVEHLKVNGQINIFIQSNPIFTEVRIEDNGSGFLANELPYIFKRFFKGKNASKDSIGIGLSMARTIIEQHNGEIIAENIKEGGARFRVKFYKIL, encoded by the coding sequence ATGAGTAGTTTTACAAAAAATATATTGTACAAAATAATACTTTTAGGGTTTGTTTTTCTATTGTCCTTTTTCATTTCTATTGGAATATATAATATTTACGAAAAAATCTTGTTTGAAAAATTAGCTACTGTAATCGGGGTCATAACTGAAAATTCAAAAGATATAGAAATAAAGACTATGGCTCAACTTAAGTCTGAAAATAGTCAATATACTTCCGTCGGAAAAGAAAGTCTAAAGAAATATGGATATAACGACAGTAGTTTTATTTTTGTAAAAAGTAAGTATAAGGTCGTATATATAGGGTTGTTATTTTCGATTATTATTACTTTATTGCTTTATATCAGTATGTATACATCTCGTAAAAATAAAATAAAAAACATAGAAAAATTAAAAGATTATCTAGAAAGAATTAACAAAGGGGATTACTCTCTTAACTTCCAAATAGACGATGACTTTTCCATTCTATCAGATGAATTATATAAAACTATTATAGCCCTAAGAGAACTAAAGGAAAAAGCTGTACAAGATAAGATAGCATTAAAAGATAATATAGCAGATATATCCCATCAGCTGAAAACTCCAATTACTTCTATTAATATAATGTCTGAATTAATGGAGAATAGCGATTCTAAAGAAGAAAGTATGGAATATATACAAAGGTTAAAGAAGCAAATATTAAGGCTTGAAGCCTTGACTAATTCCTTGCTCACTATGTCAAAGCTAGATGCAGGTGCAATAGAACTTAAAAAAGAAAACATAGACATTAAAAATACTATATACTTAGCTGTTGAACCTATTATATCCTTAATAGGTAAAAAGAATATTGCCTTAAATATAGAAGGTAAAGGTGTACAAATTAAAGGAGATGCCTATTGGCTAAGTGAGGCATTTCTAAATATCATAAAAAACTCTGTTGAACATTTAAAAGTGAATGGACAAATAAATATATTTATTCAATCGAATCCAATTTTTACAGAGGTAAGAATTGAAGATAACGGAAGTGGATTTTTGGCTAATGAACTGCCTTACATATTCAAAAGATTCTTTAAAGGAAAAAATGCCAGCAAAGATAGTATAGGAATAGGTCTCTCTATGGCAAGGACTATTATTGAACAGCATAATGGTGAAATCATTGCCGAAAACATAAAAGAAGGCGGAGCAAGATTCAGAGTTAAATTTTACAAAATACTTTAA
- a CDS encoding response regulator transcription factor, protein MKRILLVEDDDNISFGIKTYLEKKDFKVDIVDSLVKGKNMFSLVYDLIILDVNLPDGTGYDFLSFVKLKAKTPIIFLTVRDEEKEIVKGLDLGADDYITKPFKLSVLESRINTVLRRVKRDTAFDDILFCQNLKLVKSQTKVFKDKDEIDITGREYKLLEIFMENQNQTLTRKTLLDKLWDIEGDFVNDNTLTVTIKRLREKIEDSPNKPTMIKTIRGIGYRMENEHE, encoded by the coding sequence ATGAAAAGAATTCTTTTAGTTGAGGATGATGATAATATTTCTTTTGGCATAAAAACATATTTGGAAAAAAAGGATTTTAAAGTAGACATAGTTGATAGCTTGGTTAAAGGAAAGAATATGTTTAGTTTAGTCTATGATTTGATTATATTAGATGTAAATTTACCAGATGGAACTGGATATGATTTTCTATCTTTTGTGAAACTTAAAGCTAAAACTCCCATAATCTTTTTGACTGTAAGAGATGAAGAAAAAGAAATAGTTAAGGGATTAGATTTAGGAGCAGATGATTATATCACTAAACCCTTTAAACTTTCTGTACTGGAATCAAGAATTAATACAGTACTAAGAAGAGTAAAAAGAGACACAGCCTTTGATGATATACTATTTTGTCAGAACCTAAAACTAGTAAAATCTCAAACTAAGGTTTTTAAAGACAAAGATGAGATTGATATAACAGGTAGAGAATATAAGCTACTTGAAATATTCATGGAAAATCAGAATCAAACATTAACAAGAAAAACTTTATTGGACAAGTTATGGGATATTGAAGGAGATTTTGTAAACGACAACACCCTCACTGTTACTATAAAAAGGCTGAGAGAAAAAATTGAAGACTCTCCTAATAAGCCCACAATGATAAAAACTATCAGAGGAATTGGATATAGAATGGAGAACGAACATGAGTAG
- a CDS encoding methyl-accepting chemotaxis protein, producing the protein MKKISTRIILTVLLCSIVMSLMVGASSIIRSMNVIEEEARNNLIATTQTYAKEINEDLAVYEEIVLNMQKIVEGTINASRLYEEGYLSEYTNSILSPIVQAMAQDTRKNAGLYIVFDPKFTGKSEGIWAALDENGKIMHSTPTNIAGMSQDDPAASFYYDAIKAGKGLWSDFYVNNANQNVMTYSTPIVINGMTLGTMGADMYVEEIEKQVQDIKLYKTGYAYLVNKDYDYLVHPTFDRSVNLKTYNNGQFSSLVEKIEANGSGLEDVYFNEVNRIMAYAKLYDGKVLMLSIPKAEVFRELNITINIIIGVILVSALLSVIIALIQGKRISGPIVLATEILNTTSNLNLTNIEETKKIKAMLSRKDEVGSIFRATAKLREEMRRVIKDIDETTDNIVVNTNSLTVATQETALSINEVARTVEELARAAMEQAEEAENGSMKLEKLADEIKLAVKNGELAVNSSMQIQIISEEGSKAMNDMVEKFNITNKSTDIVSKNVNSLLEKSNSIGTILSTILDISEQTNLLALNAAIEAARAGEAGRGFSVVAEEIRKLSEQTGHATRKIEEILNSIQSEVEATKENMDISEKSINDANKTLDQTIKAFEEIITSILTSMEAMEKLSKGLNMVDNEKDEAISAIHSISSITEETAASTEELSASMEQQAATIETISSNTENLAQTIEKLNQLMDRFTL; encoded by the coding sequence ATGAAAAAGATTAGCACAAGAATCATCTTAACAGTTTTGCTTTGTTCCATCGTAATGTCTCTAATGGTTGGAGCTTCTAGTATTATCAGAAGCATGAATGTGATTGAAGAAGAGGCTAGAAACAACCTAATAGCTACAACACAAACATATGCAAAGGAAATCAATGAAGACTTAGCAGTATATGAAGAAATAGTATTAAATATGCAAAAAATAGTTGAAGGTACTATAAACGCCTCAAGACTATATGAAGAAGGGTACTTATCAGAATATACTAATAGTATACTAAGTCCTATAGTACAAGCTATGGCACAGGATACTAGAAAAAATGCAGGACTATACATAGTATTCGATCCAAAGTTTACTGGGAAATCAGAAGGAATTTGGGCTGCTTTAGACGAAAATGGGAAGATAATGCATTCTACTCCTACTAACATTGCAGGAATGAGTCAAGATGACCCTGCTGCTTCATTTTATTATGATGCTATAAAAGCAGGCAAGGGATTATGGAGTGATTTTTATGTCAACAATGCTAATCAAAATGTAATGACTTATTCGACTCCTATAGTCATTAATGGCATGACTCTTGGGACTATGGGAGCAGATATGTATGTAGAAGAAATAGAAAAACAGGTACAAGATATAAAGCTATATAAGACAGGATATGCATATTTGGTAAATAAGGATTATGATTACCTAGTTCATCCTACCTTTGATAGAAGTGTTAATCTAAAAACATATAACAATGGTCAGTTTAGTTCCCTAGTAGAGAAGATTGAAGCTAATGGTTCTGGCTTAGAAGATGTTTATTTTAATGAAGTAAATAGAATCATGGCTTATGCAAAGTTATATGATGGCAAAGTTTTAATGCTTTCTATACCAAAAGCTGAAGTATTTAGAGAGTTGAATATTACAATAAATATAATAATAGGAGTTATATTAGTATCTGCTCTACTATCAGTAATTATAGCTCTAATACAAGGTAAAAGGATATCCGGACCTATAGTTCTTGCTACTGAAATATTAAATACCACTTCTAATCTAAACCTTACAAATATAGAGGAAACTAAAAAAATTAAGGCTATGCTTAGTAGAAAAGACGAAGTTGGTTCGATATTTAGAGCTACAGCAAAACTAAGAGAAGAAATGCGAAGAGTTATAAAAGATATAGATGAAACTACGGATAATATTGTTGTAAATACTAATAGTCTTACTGTAGCAACTCAGGAAACTGCTCTATCCATAAATGAAGTGGCTAGAACTGTAGAAGAGTTAGCTAGGGCGGCTATGGAACAGGCAGAAGAGGCTGAAAATGGTTCAATGAAGCTAGAAAAGCTGGCAGATGAGATAAAACTAGCTGTGAAAAATGGCGAACTAGCTGTAAACAGTTCAATGCAGATTCAAATAATAAGTGAAGAAGGCTCAAAAGCCATGAATGATATGGTAGAGAAGTTTAATATAACGAATAAATCAACTGATATAGTTTCAAAAAATGTCAATTCTTTATTAGAGAAATCAAACTCAATTGGAACTATTTTAAGTACTATACTGGATATTTCTGAGCAAACAAACTTATTAGCATTAAATGCAGCTATAGAGGCTGCTAGGGCAGGAGAGGCAGGTCGAGGTTTTTCCGTAGTAGCTGAAGAAATAAGGAAGCTATCTGAGCAAACAGGACATGCTACTAGGAAGATAGAGGAGATTTTAAATTCAATACAGTCAGAGGTTGAAGCCACTAAGGAAAACATGGATATTTCAGAAAAGTCAATAAATGATGCTAATAAGACCTTAGACCAAACTATTAAAGCCTTTGAGGAAATAATTACTTCCATATTGACTTCTATGGAAGCCATGGAGAAACTAAGTAAAGGCTTAAATATGGTAGATAATGAGAAGGATGAAGCCATATCGGCTATTCATAGCATATCTTCAATTACTGAAGAAACAGCTGCTTCTACAGAAGAATTATCTGCTTCTATGGAGCAACAGGCAGCGACTATAGAGACCATATCTAGTAATACTGAAAATTTGGCACAAACAATTGAAAAACTGAACCAACTAATGGATAGGTTTACATTATAA
- a CDS encoding M20 family metallopeptidase, with product MLNITDEVKRIESEIISWRRKLHQIPELGVNLPQTVKFITGELDKMGIEYHTLVNGNAVVGLIKGREEGKTMALRADMDALPIKEETGLEFQSTNGCMHACGHDGHTATLLGVAKILRENRDKFKGNVKLLFQPGEEYPGGAKPMIEEGALDAPKVDAIMGLHMGSLAKEAPVGTISVCYGTMMAAVDKVFIKVIGRGAHGAYPHQSIDPIVTASEIVLALQTIVSREIMPVEPAVVSITRIQGGFNQNIIPDSVELEGTVRAFNEDTRRKIARRMEEIIKGITMAHGATYELDYEYCYPAVVNSEEFTKGFVESAKKIVREEDIIEMKTPVMGAEDMSYFLQKVPGTFFYLNNPKQIEGEYYPHHSPKFDIDEKEIWKGVAVMTQATIDWLNEN from the coding sequence ATGCTTAATATAACGGATGAAGTAAAAAGAATTGAAAGCGAAATAATCAGCTGGAGGAGAAAGCTCCACCAAATACCAGAATTAGGAGTTAATTTACCTCAGACAGTTAAGTTCATTACTGGGGAATTAGATAAAATGGGTATAGAATACCATACCTTAGTAAACGGAAATGCTGTAGTAGGTCTAATAAAAGGCAGAGAAGAAGGCAAAACTATGGCTCTAAGGGCTGACATGGATGCACTCCCAATCAAAGAAGAAACTGGACTGGAGTTTCAGTCAACAAACGGATGCATGCATGCTTGCGGACATGATGGTCATACAGCTACTTTACTTGGAGTTGCAAAAATTTTAAGAGAAAACAGAGATAAATTTAAAGGAAATGTAAAACTTTTATTTCAGCCGGGGGAAGAGTATCCAGGTGGGGCAAAGCCTATGATAGAAGAAGGTGCATTGGATGCCCCAAAAGTAGATGCTATAATGGGGCTGCATATGGGTAGTTTGGCTAAGGAGGCACCTGTAGGAACCATTTCAGTATGTTATGGAACAATGATGGCGGCAGTAGATAAAGTTTTTATAAAAGTAATAGGCAGAGGGGCACATGGAGCATATCCACATCAATCAATCGATCCAATTGTAACTGCATCTGAAATAGTGCTAGCGCTTCAAACTATAGTTAGTAGAGAAATCATGCCAGTAGAGCCAGCAGTAGTATCCATTACAAGAATTCAGGGAGGATTTAATCAAAATATTATTCCAGATTCAGTGGAGCTAGAGGGCACTGTTAGAGCATTTAATGAAGACACTAGACGTAAAATAGCTAGAAGAATGGAAGAGATAATTAAAGGAATCACTATGGCACATGGAGCAACCTATGAACTGGACTATGAGTATTGCTATCCAGCAGTAGTCAACTCAGAGGAATTTACTAAGGGTTTTGTAGAGTCAGCCAAGAAGATAGTAAGGGAAGAGGATATAATAGAGATGAAAACACCTGTCATGGGAGCAGAGGATATGTCATATTTTTTACAAAAGGTTCCGGGTACATTTTTTTATTTAAATAACCCAAAGCAAATTGAAGGGGAATATTATCCTCATCATAGTCCTAAATTTGATATAGATGAGAAAGAGATTTGGAAAGGTGTAGCAGTTATGACACAAGCTACTATAGATTGGTTAAACGAAAACTAA
- a CDS encoding GNAT family N-acetyltransferase yields MEIYLLDKKEYNKYKLDFKYTTKYYYDVEVDSNEVFSIKLVKKPFEKEVQKGFTGILYEDWLENPSAYVLTEEEQILGYLEVDRESWNNRLRITEILVLEDFRASGYGTVLINKAKEIAKEEGFREIILETHSCNTKAIDFYIKNGFRVNGIDLSCYTNDDVARKEVRIEMVYRLYNSVV; encoded by the coding sequence ATGGAAATATATCTACTAGACAAGAAAGAGTATAATAAATACAAGTTGGATTTCAAATATACAACCAAATACTACTATGATGTAGAGGTAGACTCAAATGAAGTTTTCTCAATAAAGCTTGTAAAGAAGCCTTTCGAAAAAGAAGTTCAGAAAGGCTTTACAGGAATACTATATGAAGACTGGTTAGAAAATCCTTCAGCTTATGTACTTACTGAGGAGGAGCAGATACTAGGATACCTAGAAGTAGATAGAGAATCCTGGAATAATAGATTGAGAATTACAGAGATTCTAGTGTTAGAAGACTTTAGGGCTAGTGGTTATGGAACTGTACTGATAAATAAAGCAAAGGAAATAGCAAAAGAAGAAGGCTTTAGAGAAATAATACTTGAGACACATAGCTGTAACACTAAAGCAATAGATTTTTATATAAAAAATGGCTTTAGAGTAAATGGCATTGACTTAAGCTGTTACACAAATGATGATGTAGCTAGAAAAGAAGTAAGGATAGAGATGGTTTATAGATTGTATAATAGCGTAGTTTAG
- a CDS encoding ATP-binding cassette domain-containing protein: MNKESEIQIKPFVKVKNITKRFGSIEALKAVNLECYLGEVLAVVGDNGAGKTTLIKILSGASIPDSGEIWIDDERQKEMSPKTSLDKGISTVYQDLSLVDTCDVSYNIFLGREPLKGCFIDKKKMDEESKKLIQNLGIQISSINEPVGRMSGGQRQGVAVARAVHQGGKLLIFDEPTAAMGLVESTKVLKLIKKLAEDGYGIIIISHNLQQVFQIAHRICIMRQGTIVDIVKTDEVKIEDVISMITGAIQV; this comes from the coding sequence ATGAACAAAGAATCAGAAATCCAGATAAAACCATTTGTAAAAGTGAAAAATATAACAAAGAGATTTGGCAGCATAGAAGCCCTCAAGGCTGTTAATTTGGAGTGTTATTTAGGCGAGGTATTAGCAGTTGTAGGAGATAATGGTGCGGGTAAGACTACTCTTATAAAAATTCTTTCAGGAGCATCTATACCAGACTCAGGTGAAATTTGGATTGATGATGAAAGGCAAAAGGAGATGAGTCCTAAGACCTCCTTAGACAAAGGAATATCTACAGTGTATCAGGATTTGTCACTAGTGGATACTTGTGATGTATCTTATAATATTTTTCTTGGTAGAGAGCCACTGAAGGGATGTTTTATAGATAAGAAAAAAATGGATGAAGAATCTAAAAAACTAATTCAGAATCTAGGAATTCAAATATCAAGTATCAATGAACCTGTTGGAAGGATGAGTGGTGGTCAGAGACAAGGAGTTGCTGTTGCTAGAGCTGTTCATCAAGGTGGGAAACTATTGATTTTTGATGAACCAACTGCAGCTATGGGGTTAGTGGAATCTACTAAAGTACTTAAATTAATCAAAAAGCTTGCAGAAGATGGATATGGAATAATTATAATTAGTCATAATTTGCAACAGGTATTTCAAATTGCTCATAGGATATGTATAATGCGGCAAGGCACTATTGTAGATATAGTAAAAACTGATGAGGTAAAAATTGAGGATGTAATTTCTATGATTACAGGGGCAATTCAAGTTTAA
- a CDS encoding ABC transporter permease — MNENLKTRLEPYRMTILLFSILSLMVIVLSIVSPFFLTLRNIKNILDQTSIYIILSVGMTFVICSGGIDLSIGSVIAFSAVISGIAMKGNVSVGVSVLLGLVVAMLIGCLNGFLISFIKINPLIVTLSTMSIFRGINILITNGKPVFGFSKAFTYWGSGSVGWLNWPIIISFIITLLGIIILSKTRFGYYTIGIGANEEALRRNGINTKRYKILIYTLCGFCAGIAGFIISARLNTAEPLAGTGYEMDAIAAVVLGGTDMNGGKGSISGTFIACLILGVMKNGLRILSISSNYQQLLTGLIILLSVASTEYKVRRKAKAH, encoded by the coding sequence ATGAATGAGAATCTAAAAACAAGATTGGAACCATATAGAATGACTATACTATTATTTTCAATTTTATCTCTTATGGTAATAGTATTGAGTATCGTTTCGCCGTTTTTTTTGACATTAAGAAATATAAAAAATATACTGGACCAAACTTCTATATATATTATCTTGTCTGTTGGGATGACTTTTGTTATATGTTCAGGAGGCATAGATCTTTCAATTGGGTCAGTAATTGCATTTAGTGCAGTTATATCTGGAATTGCTATGAAGGGGAATGTAAGTGTTGGAGTTTCTGTGTTATTAGGATTAGTTGTAGCTATGCTAATAGGTTGTCTTAATGGTTTTTTGATTTCCTTCATAAAGATAAATCCATTAATAGTGACTTTAAGTACTATGTCAATATTTAGAGGGATAAATATATTAATCACAAATGGCAAACCAGTTTTTGGATTTTCGAAAGCTTTTACTTATTGGGGTAGTGGAAGTGTTGGATGGCTAAACTGGCCAATTATCATATCTTTTATAATTACTCTATTGGGCATAATTATATTAAGTAAAACACGATTTGGATATTATACTATTGGAATAGGAGCCAATGAAGAGGCTTTAAGAAGAAACGGAATAAATACAAAAAGATACAAAATATTAATATATACATTATGTGGTTTTTGTGCAGGAATAGCAGGATTTATTATTAGTGCAAGATTAAATACGGCAGAGCCCTTGGCAGGAACAGGCTATGAAATGGATGCTATTGCGGCAGTGGTTCTTGGTGGTACAGATATGAATGGAGGAAAGGGAAGTATAAGTGGTACATTTATTGCTTGTCTAATTTTAGGAGTAATGAAAAATGGGTTAAGGATACTTTCTATTTCATCCAATTATCAACAATTATTAACAGGATTAATTATTTTATTATCAGTTGCATCTACAGAATACAAAGTTAGAAGAAAAGCAAAAGCACATTAA
- a CDS encoding carbohydrate kinase family protein, which translates to MSKRKRVLSLGTVAMDIIIESQELPREDGFGFIESERLVPGGSAANVSVALARYGIEAYQAGKIGEDNYGYEFRKTLIEDGVSDKFLVTKPNGTTLHNYIITAPGGKHCIFANLGDSVIDLQPEEIPENILDGIDVFYTDLFSSRAAIFIAKLAKEKNIPVLYNMQCVPSFMETCGVAIEEIEEMISLSTIFSSGREGYLEMTGEKDYGKSIEMIFKRFPSLQGAICTAGSEGALWIDKEGLLNVEAFPIEAVDTTGAGDCFLAGFIYSYFCERMNKKDALEFASASAAIKCLQKGPRTKATLDDVKRFINSEKYQN; encoded by the coding sequence ATGAGTAAAAGAAAAAGAGTTTTATCTCTTGGAACAGTAGCAATGGACATTATAATAGAGTCTCAAGAATTGCCGAGAGAAGATGGATTTGGTTTTATTGAATCAGAAAGATTGGTACCTGGTGGAAGTGCTGCTAATGTTTCTGTTGCACTTGCTCGTTATGGAATAGAAGCTTATCAGGCTGGGAAAATAGGTGAAGATAATTATGGATATGAATTTCGTAAGACATTAATAGAAGACGGAGTAAGTGATAAGTTTTTAGTTACAAAACCTAATGGGACAACCTTGCATAATTACATTATAACTGCTCCTGGAGGGAAACATTGTATTTTTGCAAACTTAGGGGACTCAGTGATAGACTTACAGCCAGAAGAGATTCCAGAAAATATATTGGATGGGATAGATGTATTTTATACAGATTTGTTTTCTTCTCGTGCAGCTATTTTTATAGCCAAATTAGCTAAGGAAAAGAATATCCCGGTTTTATACAATATGCAATGTGTACCAAGCTTTATGGAAACTTGTGGTGTTGCTATTGAAGAAATAGAAGAAATGATAAGCTTATCAACTATATTTTCCAGTGGACGGGAAGGTTATCTTGAAATGACTGGTGAAAAAGATTATGGCAAGTCAATAGAAATGATTTTCAAAAGGTTTCCTTCATTACAGGGAGCAATCTGCACTGCTGGAAGTGAAGGAGCTTTATGGATAGATAAAGAAGGGTTACTTAATGTAGAAGCATTTCCAATAGAAGCTGTAGATACAACTGGTGCAGGAGATTGTTTTTTAGCTGGATTTATTTATTCATACTTTTGTGAAAGAATGAATAAAAAGGATGCACTTGAGTTTGCTTCTGCGTCAGCTGCTATAAAATGCCTTCAAAAAGGGCCAAGAACAAAGGCGACTTTAGATGATGTAAAAAGGTTTATTAATTCTGAAAAATACCAGAATTAA
- a CDS encoding substrate-binding domain-containing protein — translation MLKNKRSLKFKSLVFMLVVVMSMSVIGCSKDSQTTGTPEVKENNEVGEKESSDTVEKENSAIIEAEKMLLEALAPLPDKNTGVKIAAIESTLANSFWITMQEGYEDAAKEYGVTIDVQATETETDIEGQLEIMRVLLSKDYDAIAISPLTEQNLIPGIVEANEMGVKVVAVGNGVNEEALAEANGKIEAFITSDFKYQGTLGAQYIIEKTGGKGKVAVIEGIPGATQSEARKNGAVEAFKEAGMEVLPVQTANFDRQQAYDVTTAIIEANPDIVGITCGNDIMALGAVEALKAKNMKDKVMVVGVDFIEEAKVSIENGELDATVAMSPYLFGKAGLITALKAIRGDEFKESVVWTPIQLVNKDNVTSMEGWR, via the coding sequence ATGTTAAAAAACAAAAGATCTTTAAAATTTAAATCACTAGTATTTATGTTAGTGGTAGTTATGTCTATGAGTGTAATAGGTTGTTCTAAGGATAGCCAGACTACAGGCACTCCAGAGGTAAAGGAAAACAACGAGGTAGGAGAAAAAGAAAGTAGTGACACAGTAGAAAAAGAAAATAGTGCCATAATAGAAGCAGAAAAAATGCTATTAGAAGCTTTAGCACCACTTCCAGATAAAAATACAGGTGTTAAAATAGCTGCTATAGAAAGTACCTTAGCAAATTCTTTCTGGATTACAATGCAAGAAGGTTATGAAGATGCGGCAAAAGAATATGGTGTTACTATAGATGTACAAGCAACAGAAACAGAAACAGACATTGAAGGACAGCTAGAGATTATGAGAGTGCTTCTCTCTAAGGATTATGATGCTATTGCAATATCACCACTAACAGAACAAAACTTAATACCAGGAATTGTAGAAGCCAATGAAATGGGAGTTAAGGTTGTAGCAGTAGGAAATGGTGTGAATGAAGAAGCACTAGCAGAAGCAAATGGAAAAATAGAAGCATTTATTACATCAGACTTCAAATATCAAGGAACATTAGGAGCACAATATATAATTGAAAAGACAGGTGGTAAAGGTAAAGTAGCTGTTATTGAAGGAATACCAGGAGCTACTCAAAGTGAGGCAAGAAAAAATGGTGCAGTAGAAGCATTTAAGGAAGCGGGTATGGAAGTGCTACCAGTACAAACTGCTAACTTTGACCGTCAGCAAGCTTATGATGTGACGACTGCAATAATTGAAGCAAATCCAGATATAGTAGGTATCACTTGTGGAAATGATATTATGGCTCTTGGTGCAGTAGAAGCATTGAAGGCAAAAAATATGAAAGATAAAGTAATGGTTGTAGGAGTTGACTTCATAGAGGAGGCAAAGGTATCCATTGAAAATGGGGAATTAGATGCTACAGTAGCAATGTCACCTTATTTATTTGGAAAAGCCGGATTAATTACAGCACTTAAAGCAATTAGAGGAGATGAATTTAAAGAGTCTGTAGTTTGGACACCGATACAACTTGTAAATAAAGATAATGTAACTTCTATGGAAGGCTGGAGATAA